In the genome of Candidatus Moraniibacteriota bacterium, one region contains:
- the rsmA gene encoding ribosomal RNA small subunit methyltransferase A, with protein MLPKKSLSQNFLRDADILRNIADEADSSDIIVEIGAGEGALTDTLAQKAKKVVALEFDRDLIPGLLNRFPLSSNVSVVETNILRTDIPETLRKHGWRDEPYALFGNIPYAITGKIIRLLVSLDPAPRTIVLMVQREVAERIVIKNGKQSLLSLAVALFGTPEILFLVPKEAFFPAPRVESAVLRITPDPNRLPIDKRESILRLAKIGFASKRKTLMNNFAAHREHPREIIEKILKIIGKPLNARAEELSKEAWTRLQETICRVDKS; from the coding sequence ATGCTTCCCAAAAAATCATTGAGTCAAAACTTCCTTCGAGATGCGGATATTCTCCGAAATATCGCAGATGAAGCCGATTCTTCCGATATCATCGTTGAAATCGGCGCCGGAGAAGGCGCGCTTACGGACACATTGGCACAAAAGGCAAAAAAAGTCGTCGCTCTGGAATTTGATCGAGATCTTATCCCGGGACTCCTCAATCGCTTCCCCCTTTCTTCGAATGTTTCCGTTGTCGAAACAAACATTCTTCGCACGGATATTCCGGAAACTCTGAGGAAACACGGGTGGCGAGATGAGCCATACGCTCTCTTTGGAAATATTCCCTATGCGATTACCGGGAAAATCATTCGTCTGCTCGTCTCACTCGATCCGGCGCCACGCACCATCGTCCTCATGGTACAGCGAGAAGTCGCGGAGCGAATCGTCATAAAGAATGGGAAACAAAGCCTCCTTTCACTCGCAGTCGCCCTCTTTGGCACGCCGGAAATATTGTTTCTCGTACCAAAAGAGGCGTTCTTCCCAGCGCCACGCGTTGAAAGCGCGGTTCTACGAATCACACCGGATCCCAATCGCCTCCCCATCGACAAACGCGAAAGTATTCTCCGTCTCGCCAAGATCGGCTTTGCCTCCAAACGAAAAACACTCATGAACAACTTCGCCGCGCACCGAGAACACCCGAGAGAAATAATAGAAAAGATCCTCAAAATCATCGGAAAACCCTTAAATGCCCGCGCCGAAGAACTGTCGAAAGAAGCGTGGACAAGACTTCAAGAGACTATCTGTAGGGTCGATAAATCTTGA
- a CDS encoding UbiA prenyltransferase family protein, which yields MDSLYHGCRKLRERLSVWYASRMKYLRMLLLAIEESKTNLGLWLAAFFSLITLRLLVESWLFGFESLPAGFLFSEWTHNVLFFLLSFLLFLPIVRYFARISLRMASNILLFGFLIILAPPIIDFVISDGTGLWSFYIFDGFSGLVERYLTFFGDRPDMGITYGVRVEVAFVSVGFGLYVLWKTRRAVRSLLSALSAYTLLFFLGTFPSWAAILIDGIARGQWALRSPDVAAIFLSPLSLFSHTITDPRSVLNVKMSLLYGGLFPVVFGFWLFLSHRKIFLALFRNARLPQVVYHSGLLCTGIGLSMVLATSPAMFTALGFFDALALLLVVVGVVLAWLASVVVNDFFDEEIDQRTNRSRPLVAGDISRELYGFIGVSFFVASIFLLAMVSVKSALLLLLYQVIAWVYSAPPFRLKRFPILASFVSAVASLTVLFLGFLLFSPDGTIARLPTSFVWLFLFAYTVSLPLKDFKDIFGDGKYRVWTIPVLFGVRRAKLLIGSGIFLSFIASVFVFRIPSLFLPALLFGGASFWVVLAMKQKTGSITYRSVFWWILGFVFLHGVFVVENF from the coding sequence ATGGATTCACTCTATCACGGTTGCCGGAAATTGCGCGAGAGGCTTTCGGTTTGGTATGCTTCGCGTATGAAATACTTGAGAATGCTTCTTTTGGCGATTGAGGAATCCAAGACGAATCTTGGCTTGTGGCTGGCCGCTTTTTTCAGTCTTATCACCCTTCGACTCTTGGTAGAGTCGTGGCTTTTCGGTTTTGAGAGTCTTCCTGCCGGGTTTCTTTTTTCTGAATGGACACACAATGTTCTGTTTTTTCTCCTCTCATTCCTTCTATTTCTCCCGATAGTCCGGTATTTTGCACGTATTTCTCTGCGAATGGCATCGAATATACTCCTCTTCGGATTTCTGATCATCCTTGCGCCGCCGATTATCGATTTTGTTATTTCTGACGGGACGGGATTGTGGAGTTTTTACATCTTCGATGGATTTTCCGGCCTTGTTGAGCGATACCTCACTTTTTTCGGAGATCGTCCGGACATGGGAATTACGTATGGCGTTCGTGTTGAAGTCGCGTTCGTGTCGGTAGGTTTTGGACTGTATGTGCTCTGGAAGACGCGTCGGGCTGTGAGATCGCTCCTCTCAGCACTTTCTGCGTACACTCTCCTTTTCTTTCTCGGTACGTTTCCTTCATGGGCGGCGATTCTCATTGATGGCATTGCTCGGGGACAATGGGCGCTCCGTTCTCCCGATGTAGCGGCGATTTTTTTATCGCCACTTTCGCTTTTCTCACACACAATTACGGATCCCCGGTCGGTATTGAATGTAAAAATGAGCCTGTTGTATGGCGGACTCTTCCCGGTTGTTTTCGGGTTTTGGCTATTTCTATCGCACAGGAAGATATTTCTCGCGCTCTTTCGCAATGCTCGACTGCCGCAAGTGGTGTATCATAGCGGACTTCTTTGTACGGGTATCGGTCTCTCGATGGTTTTAGCGACTTCGCCTGCTATGTTCACAGCTCTTGGGTTTTTCGATGCGCTCGCGCTTCTCTTGGTGGTTGTCGGCGTGGTGTTGGCATGGCTTGCTTCGGTTGTCGTCAATGACTTTTTTGATGAAGAAATAGACCAGAGAACCAATCGCTCCCGGCCATTAGTTGCTGGCGATATATCGCGAGAGCTCTACGGGTTTATCGGTGTGAGCTTCTTTGTGGCATCGATTTTTCTGTTGGCCATGGTTAGTGTGAAGAGTGCCTTACTACTTCTTTTGTATCAGGTGATCGCTTGGGTCTATTCTGCGCCGCCCTTTCGGCTCAAGCGGTTCCCGATACTTGCCTCGTTTGTGAGCGCGGTTGCGAGTCTGACAGTCCTCTTTCTGGGATTTTTACTTTTCTCTCCGGATGGGACTATTGCTCGTCTTCCGACTTCATTTGTCTGGCTCTTTCTCTTTGCGTATACGGTGTCGCTTCCACTCAAAGACTTCAAGGATATCTTCGGCGATGGAAAGTATCGCGTATGGACTATTCCCGTGCTTTTTGGGGTTCGTCGAGCAAAACTTTTAATTGGTTCCGGAATTTTCCTGTCTTTTATAGCGAGTGTGTTTGTGTTTCGCATACCATCTTTGTTTCTTCCGGCACTTCTTTTTGGTGGAGCGTCTTTTTGGGTGGTTCTCGCCATGAAACAAAAAACCGGCAGTATTACCTACCGGTCAGTCTTTTGGTGGATATTGGGGTTCGTTTTCCTTCACGGTGTTTTCGTTGTGGAAAACTTTTAG
- a CDS encoding signal peptidase II: MFRWRFIVLSILFTVFLFGAQIGKRFFSQVVCNTGIGFGIGGGVWLIALWVVFVSALGFFVVRELQEERASRFVYLVPVGGGFLLGGAISNLLDRLVYGCVADYFQPFLWFPAFNIADIGVSMGAGLLVLYLFFTEATDK; encoded by the coding sequence ATGTTTCGCTGGCGATTTATTGTATTGAGCATTCTTTTTACTGTCTTCTTGTTTGGAGCACAGATTGGAAAGCGCTTCTTCTCTCAGGTTGTTTGCAATACGGGAATTGGGTTTGGTATCGGGGGAGGAGTGTGGCTGATAGCATTGTGGGTAGTTTTTGTAAGTGCTCTAGGATTTTTCGTGGTTCGTGAGCTTCAGGAAGAAAGAGCAAGTCGTTTTGTATACCTCGTCCCTGTTGGAGGAGGTTTTTTGTTGGGTGGCGCGATTTCAAATCTGCTTGATCGGCTTGTTTATGGATGCGTTGCCGACTATTTTCAGCCATTCCTCTGGTTTCCAGCGTTTAATATAGCAGATATCGGAGTGAGTATGGGGGCGGGGTTGCTAGTTTTGTATCTGTTTTTTACAGAGGCTACGGATAAATAA
- a CDS encoding G5 domain-containing protein has protein sequence MLFFFPQSKAIETTTKPQSIPISLSIDSLTLPERALPNETVEKFLERLSISHTKDDTLTPNPETVLSANTTVTIETAKHYSITTKTGKKEGVTTLHTVEQLLNEQRVSLGKNDLVTPEPEKALTDGIKISVIKVDIREEILKKPLPFETKETEDSTLSWRKRLITQKGDKGIRELTYEVISHDGKEIKRTLKESTVTKEPVTEIATQGTKVEVGKSHAGLGSWYSFTGTLSAANPWLPLGSYVRVTNTDNGKSVIVRINDRGPFGKNRIIDLDKVAFKEIASLGAGIIPVKVEEITN, from the coding sequence ATGCTTTTCTTTTTTCCTCAAAGCAAAGCAATAGAAACTACGACAAAACCGCAAAGTATTCCAATTTCTCTCTCGATTGACAGTCTCACTCTCCCGGAAAGAGCCCTTCCGAATGAAACGGTGGAAAAGTTCCTTGAACGCCTCAGTATTTCACATACCAAAGATGATACACTAACTCCAAACCCGGAAACCGTTCTCAGTGCAAATACCACTGTCACCATTGAAACCGCCAAACACTATTCAATAACAACCAAAACAGGAAAGAAGGAAGGTGTCACAACACTTCATACCGTAGAGCAACTCCTCAATGAGCAGAGAGTTTCACTTGGCAAAAACGATCTTGTCACCCCAGAGCCAGAGAAAGCGCTCACGGATGGCATAAAGATTTCCGTTATCAAAGTGGACATTCGAGAGGAAATCCTAAAGAAGCCGCTCCCGTTTGAAACCAAAGAGACTGAGGATTCGACCCTCTCATGGAGGAAGCGCCTCATAACACAAAAAGGCGATAAAGGTATTCGAGAGCTCACGTATGAAGTCATCTCCCATGACGGCAAAGAAATAAAAAGAACACTCAAGGAAAGTACGGTAACCAAAGAGCCCGTCACTGAAATAGCCACTCAAGGCACCAAAGTCGAAGTCGGGAAAAGCCACGCCGGGCTCGGATCATGGTATAGTTTCACCGGAACACTTTCAGCCGCGAACCCTTGGCTTCCTCTCGGAAGTTATGTGCGCGTCACCAATACCGACAATGGGAAATCCGTTATTGTCCGCATCAATGACCGCGGTCCATTCGGGAAAAACCGCATTATCGATCTCGACAAAGTCGCTTTCAAAGAAATCGCCTCGCTCGGCGCCGGAATCATCCCCGTCAAAGTGGAAGAAATAACAAACTGA
- a CDS encoding YifB family Mg chelatase-like AAA ATPase, with protein MPAKIFSAATLGLESELVEVEVDAFNTGMHHFTVVGLPDTTIKESRDRVSSALKNSGFLPPHRFGRITVNLAPADLPKNSPVYDVPMALGFLLATEQLSFDFHNKLFIGELSLDGKVRPVSGVLPIALLAKKLGIPELYVPEKNAAEAAMVRDLHIVPITSLFEVAQHLSGAKVIESVPDIDMETLFREETFLLDMKDVRGQEHAKRALEIAAAGGHNILMSGPPGSGKTILAKTLPSILPKLDFEESIEITKIFSIAGFLTRNSTLVTSRPFRSPHHSASAVSLVGGGSFPRPGEISLAHRGVLFLDEFGEFSKNILENLRQPLEDGHITVSRAKGSLHFPARFILVAAMNPCPCGNMGDPDRLCSCSPRETLRYKTRISGPIMDRIDLHIDVPRIPFEKLEAPENAESSLTIRERVEKARAIQRERFAQKGIFTNAEMGSALIREACPLDSASKSLLKQAVSTMRLSARAYYRLIKLARTIADLEAADHILPKHLAEAIQYRFKTE; from the coding sequence ATGCCTGCCAAGATTTTCTCTGCCGCAACACTCGGACTCGAAAGTGAGCTCGTCGAAGTGGAAGTCGATGCCTTCAATACGGGTATGCATCACTTCACTGTCGTTGGACTTCCGGACACCACCATCAAGGAATCCCGCGATCGAGTGAGTTCTGCTCTCAAAAATAGCGGGTTTCTCCCGCCCCACCGATTCGGCCGCATCACCGTAAATCTCGCTCCTGCCGATCTGCCAAAAAATAGCCCGGTATACGACGTCCCGATGGCACTCGGCTTTCTCCTGGCAACCGAACAACTCTCCTTTGATTTCCACAACAAACTTTTCATCGGCGAGCTCTCCCTCGATGGAAAAGTCCGCCCCGTAAGCGGGGTTCTCCCCATCGCCCTCCTCGCCAAGAAGCTCGGCATACCGGAGCTCTACGTGCCCGAGAAAAACGCCGCCGAAGCCGCTATGGTGCGAGACCTCCACATTGTCCCCATCACGTCTCTTTTTGAAGTTGCGCAGCACCTCTCGGGCGCCAAGGTAATTGAATCCGTCCCCGATATCGACATGGAAACGCTCTTCAGAGAAGAGACTTTCCTCCTCGATATGAAAGATGTGCGCGGACAAGAACACGCCAAGCGCGCGCTCGAAATCGCCGCAGCGGGCGGCCATAACATCTTGATGAGCGGGCCTCCAGGAAGCGGCAAAACAATCCTCGCCAAGACACTTCCTTCGATTCTTCCAAAACTCGATTTCGAAGAAAGCATCGAGATCACCAAAATCTTCTCTATCGCCGGATTCCTCACACGAAACAGCACACTCGTCACGTCGCGGCCATTTCGTTCGCCGCATCACAGCGCGAGCGCCGTCTCGCTCGTGGGCGGAGGCTCCTTCCCTCGACCGGGAGAAATCAGCCTGGCTCACCGAGGCGTACTCTTCCTCGACGAATTCGGCGAATTTTCAAAAAATATTTTGGAAAACCTGCGCCAACCGCTCGAAGACGGACACATCACCGTTTCTCGCGCCAAAGGCTCCCTTCATTTTCCGGCGCGATTCATCCTCGTTGCCGCGATGAATCCGTGTCCGTGCGGCAATATGGGCGACCCCGACCGCCTCTGCTCCTGCTCGCCACGCGAGACGCTTCGCTATAAGACGCGCATTTCCGGTCCTATCATGGATCGCATCGACCTTCATATCGATGTCCCACGCATCCCGTTCGAAAAGCTCGAAGCGCCTGAAAATGCCGAATCAAGCCTCACTATCCGAGAACGCGTTGAAAAAGCCCGTGCTATACAACGCGAACGATTCGCTCAGAAAGGCATATTCACCAATGCCGAAATGGGATCCGCTCTCATTCGAGAAGCCTGCCCACTCGACAGCGCCTCCAAGAGTCTCTTGAAGCAAGCTGTTTCCACCATGCGCCTCTCCGCCCGCGCCTACTACCGCCTCATCAAGCTCGCCCGAACCATCGCCGACCTCGAAGCCGCCGACCATATCCTCCCCAAACACCTCGCCGAAGCAATACAGTATCGGTTTAAAACGGAGTAG
- a CDS encoding YraN family protein translates to MLPFSLLQPFRHKRSSLGKSGERTAALYLKNKGFKILEMNYRNPRGKQLGEIDIIAKKGDTIVFVEVKTRKGEMGTVFPEDNLTPGKLRKLEKIATYYLQSRHLRDSSYHFDAVTILIDKTGSTTIRHFEHIFV, encoded by the coding sequence ATGCTGCCATTCTCTCTCTTACAGCCGTTTCGACACAAACGCAGCTCGCTCGGGAAAAGCGGGGAACGCACTGCCGCTCTCTATCTCAAAAACAAGGGGTTCAAAATTCTCGAGATGAATTACAGAAATCCGCGAGGGAAACAGCTGGGAGAAATAGATATCATAGCAAAAAAAGGGGATACAATTGTCTTTGTCGAGGTGAAGACACGAAAAGGAGAGATGGGAACAGTATTCCCGGAAGACAATCTCACGCCGGGAAAACTCCGAAAACTTGAGAAAATAGCAACATATTACTTGCAATCACGACATCTCCGGGACTCCTCCTACCACTTCGACGCCGTTACCATTCTCATTGATAAGACAGGATCAACCACTATTCGCCATTTTGAACACATCTTTGTTTGA
- a CDS encoding UvrD-helicase domain-containing protein gives MTSLNTSLNPEQRRAVETTEGPVLIVAGAGSGKTKTLTHRTAHLILEKGVGAQHILAVTFTNKAAEEMRERVRSLLSTAKHSSSRGSGDETAHHTGLPHIGTFHSICSRILRKEISALGYKNTFTILDSDDQLSLMKRVMKTLEIDPKNIHPRALLDAISRAKNQLLDELTFESQAGSYYEELVAKAYRRYQEELRGNHTLDFDDLVRLTIHLFHTHPETLEHYRRLFRYIMVDEYQDTNHSQYTLIHLLAEKHRNLFAIGDDYQSIYGWRQADIRNILNFEKDYPEAAIITLDQNYRSTQTILDAAGSIIAKNPNQRHKKLWTSQKGGDNIVLFEAEDERNEAEYVIQTIRSIIKGTNKSERRFSECAILYRTNAQSRAIEEACLNHSIPYRIIGGLKFYGRKEVKDAIAYLRLISNPWDTISLARIANEPPRGIGKKTLESWLTSAKESKTDPVTLARENDGKQLSIATSKQKSAAQLANILHENTQKLPENSSLSAFLKELLESVGYIASLEDGTEEGAARLENVRELFSVAKKYDGTPLERAVSSFLEEIALVSDTDAIDGNENAVQLMTVHSAKGLEFPFVFLVGLEEGIFPHSRSALSPAELEEERRLMYVGLTRAKEKAWLISAETRMIFGSTQMNAPSRFISEIPENLIETEERVKEFTRSAYGKMPIPTSNTSHRTDSEKPRNKTTPETLRPGDSITHPTFGNGIVIKIEGTLATIAFRTKGIKKLALGIAPIEKI, from the coding sequence ATGACTTCACTCAACACCTCCCTCAACCCGGAACAGCGCCGCGCCGTCGAAACCACCGAAGGCCCGGTACTCATCGTCGCCGGAGCCGGAAGCGGAAAAACAAAAACACTTACCCATCGCACAGCTCATCTCATCCTGGAAAAAGGAGTGGGGGCGCAGCACATCCTTGCCGTTACCTTCACCAACAAAGCCGCCGAAGAAATGCGTGAACGCGTACGATCGTTGCTCTCGACAGCGAAACATTCATCATCAAGAGGAAGCGGAGATGAAACCGCTCATCACACTGGTTTGCCGCATATCGGCACGTTTCACAGTATCTGTTCGCGAATTCTCCGCAAGGAAATTTCCGCCCTCGGGTATAAAAATACATTTACTATCCTCGACAGCGACGACCAACTCTCTCTCATGAAGCGCGTCATGAAAACGCTCGAGATCGACCCAAAGAATATCCATCCGCGCGCATTGCTCGATGCCATCTCCCGAGCAAAAAACCAACTTCTCGACGAGCTCACCTTCGAATCCCAGGCCGGAAGTTATTACGAGGAACTGGTCGCCAAAGCCTACCGGCGATATCAAGAAGAGCTCCGCGGCAACCATACGCTCGACTTCGACGATCTGGTACGCCTCACCATACATTTGTTCCACACGCATCCGGAGACACTTGAACACTACCGACGCCTCTTCCGGTACATCATGGTGGACGAATATCAAGACACCAATCACTCGCAATACACGCTGATTCATCTCCTCGCTGAAAAACATCGCAATCTCTTTGCAATTGGAGACGACTACCAATCCATATATGGCTGGCGTCAAGCGGATATCCGAAATATTCTCAATTTCGAAAAAGATTACCCCGAAGCCGCTATTATTACCCTCGATCAAAACTACCGCTCCACACAGACCATACTCGACGCTGCCGGAAGCATCATAGCCAAAAATCCCAACCAACGTCACAAAAAACTCTGGACATCTCAAAAGGGCGGCGACAATATCGTCCTTTTCGAAGCCGAAGACGAACGCAATGAAGCGGAGTATGTCATCCAAACCATACGGTCAATCATCAAAGGCACAAACAAGTCGGAACGTAGATTCTCGGAATGCGCTATCCTCTATCGAACCAACGCGCAATCACGCGCAATCGAAGAAGCATGCCTCAACCATTCCATTCCCTATCGCATCATCGGCGGACTCAAGTTCTATGGTAGAAAAGAAGTAAAAGACGCCATTGCCTACCTCCGACTCATCTCGAATCCCTGGGACACGATTTCACTCGCACGAATCGCCAATGAGCCGCCGCGCGGAATCGGCAAAAAAACACTCGAATCATGGCTAACATCAGCCAAAGAGTCGAAAACAGACCCCGTAACGCTGGCACGAGAAAATGATGGGAAACAGCTCAGTATAGCCACTTCCAAACAAAAATCCGCCGCACAGCTTGCCAACATCCTGCACGAAAACACTCAAAAACTTCCTGAAAACAGCTCTCTCTCCGCATTTCTCAAAGAACTTCTCGAAAGTGTTGGATACATTGCATCGCTGGAAGACGGCACAGAAGAAGGGGCGGCTCGATTAGAAAATGTCCGAGAACTTTTCTCGGTCGCAAAAAAATACGACGGAACGCCTCTGGAAAGAGCTGTCTCATCTTTTCTGGAAGAAATAGCACTCGTCTCCGACACAGATGCCATTGACGGCAATGAAAACGCCGTCCAGCTCATGACCGTCCACAGCGCCAAGGGGCTTGAATTTCCCTTTGTATTCCTCGTCGGACTCGAAGAGGGCATTTTTCCACACTCAAGAAGCGCCCTCTCGCCAGCCGAACTCGAGGAAGAGCGTCGCCTCATGTATGTGGGCCTCACACGAGCCAAAGAAAAAGCGTGGCTCATATCCGCCGAAACCCGCATGATATTCGGCTCGACACAGATGAACGCTCCCTCACGATTCATTAGTGAAATCCCAGAAAATCTTATCGAAACGGAAGAGCGGGTCAAGGAATTTACAAGGAGCGCATATGGAAAGATGCCGATACCAACATCAAACACATCTCATCGAACGGATTCCGAAAAACCCCGCAATAAAACAACACCTGAAACCCTCCGTCCGGGAGACTCCATCACGCACCCAACATTCGGCAATGGTATCGTCATAAAAATAGAAGGAACGCTTGCTACTATAGCTTTCCGCACCAAGGGTATCAAAAAACTCGCCCTCGGAATCGCGCCAATTGAAAAGATATAA
- a CDS encoding tyrosine-type recombinase/integrase — translation MPDVSSLVTKFLEYMEIERGRSPKTIESYDRVLRSFFSWRSVREPKDITLDSIRKYRLFLNRRQNVHGGELKKTTQNYHIVVLRGFLRYLAKEGVVSAPPERVETAKVPERQVDFLELEEFERMCLAASGMSETARRDRALLEFLFSSGLRVSELVSLDREMVNLDAGELSVRGKGGKLRMVFVSDRARRALQIYLDARKDADPALFVSTKHGFAKNTAEDSRITVRTVERIVARLAAKAGLTKEVHPHTLRHSFATDLLRNGADIRSVQALLGHSSITTTQIYTHVTDEGLREVHEKFHGKGREISK, via the coding sequence ATGCCGGATGTATCGAGTTTGGTGACAAAGTTTCTCGAATATATGGAAATTGAGCGGGGTCGGTCGCCGAAAACAATAGAAAGCTATGATCGCGTACTTAGGAGTTTTTTTTCATGGAGAAGCGTGCGAGAACCAAAGGATATCACGCTTGACAGTATACGAAAATATCGGTTGTTTTTGAATCGGAGGCAAAATGTCCACGGCGGAGAACTCAAAAAAACAACACAAAACTACCATATTGTTGTTTTGCGTGGATTTCTTCGGTATCTGGCAAAGGAAGGTGTTGTCTCAGCGCCTCCGGAACGTGTGGAAACGGCCAAGGTTCCGGAACGCCAGGTGGATTTTTTGGAGCTGGAGGAGTTTGAGCGGATGTGTCTGGCGGCGAGCGGCATGAGTGAAACCGCGCGCCGAGATCGCGCTCTTTTGGAATTCTTGTTTTCTTCGGGTTTGCGTGTTTCGGAATTGGTTTCACTTGATCGCGAGATGGTAAATCTCGATGCGGGAGAGTTGAGTGTTCGCGGAAAGGGTGGAAAGCTTCGTATGGTGTTTGTGTCGGACCGCGCTCGGCGAGCGCTGCAAATATATCTGGATGCTCGCAAGGATGCCGACCCGGCACTCTTCGTCTCCACGAAACACGGATTTGCCAAGAATACGGCCGAGGATTCGCGCATTACGGTTCGTACGGTTGAGCGGATCGTGGCACGACTCGCGGCTAAAGCGGGTCTTACTAAAGAGGTGCACCCGCATACGTTACGACACAGTTTTGCCACGGATCTTTTGCGGAACGGAGCGGATATTCGAAGTGTCCAAGCGCTTCTTGGGCATTCGTCCATTACGACGACGCAAATTTATACGCACGTTACCGATGAGGGACTTCGTGAAGTGCATGAGAAATTCCATGGAAAAGGGCGGGAAATTTCGAAGTAA
- a CDS encoding TraR/DksA C4-type zinc finger protein — protein MTLDAATLSELKEKLLTEKSRLEEALSKFATKTDVPGEYKTQMEEIGTDIDENATEVEGYVDNLAVEQDLEHELQEVLAALDRMEKGSYGICEKTGQEINIERLRAYPAARTAVLS, from the coding sequence ATGACTCTTGATGCCGCAACACTCTCCGAACTCAAAGAAAAGCTCCTGACTGAAAAATCACGCCTCGAGGAAGCGCTCTCGAAGTTTGCCACCAAAACCGATGTTCCGGGTGAATACAAGACGCAGATGGAGGAAATTGGCACGGATATCGATGAGAACGCGACCGAAGTCGAGGGCTACGTAGATAACCTTGCTGTTGAGCAGGATCTCGAGCATGAATTGCAGGAAGTACTTGCAGCACTCGACCGTATGGAAAAAGGAAGCTACGGCATTTGCGAGAAAACGGGTCAAGAAATCAACATCGAACGGCTTCGGGCTTATCCAGCTGCAAGAACCGCGGTTCTCTCCTAG